ATAGGTATGCAAATATATCGCTATTTAACATATTAAGAAATACTTGCAGATAATCAGTGGCAGGAGACGATGCCCGATGCCTGCCCATCACTTTCCCGTGGCGCAATCTTTGATCCCGCAAATATGATCAAAACTTATTACTATGGATCAAGTTGCTGTGCCGGTATCGGTTGATCAATCCACACATGCTATTACGCTTACGATCAATAAAATACCGTATGAACTACATGTACGTCCCTGGGTGACACTGTTGGATGCCATTCGTGAGTACGTGGGGCTGACAGGCACCAAGAAGGGCTGCGATCACGGTCAGTGCGGGGCCTGTACGGTACTGGTGAACGGGAAACGCATCAATGCCTGCCTGACGCTGGCAGTGATGAAGAACGGGGCCGAGATCACCACGATCGAAGGGGTGGCCGAAAGCGGGGTACTACATCCTTTGCAACAGGCTTTTATTGACCAGGATGCCTTCCAGTGCGGATACTGCACACCAGGACAGATCTGCTCGGCTATCGGTATGATCAGTGAAGGCAGGGCGAAAACCAGGGAGGATATCCAGGAACTGATGAGTGGAAACCTGTGCCGCTGTGGCGCTTATCCGAATATTGTGGCAGCTGTGCAACAAGTAAATCAGACACTATGAACAACTTCACTTACTCACACGCCACCTGCATAGATAATGCTGTCAGTGAAATGGCTGCACATCAGGAGGCCCGTTTTATAGCCGGTGGCACTAACCTGATCGATCTGATGAAAGAAAATGTGATGCATCCGGACCATCTGATCGATATCAACGGACTTTACCTGAACAGCATAGATTTCCTGGATGACGGACGGCTGTTCCTTGGTGCCCTGGTGACCAACGCGGATACTGCCTGGCATCCGGCAGTAGAGAAATACTACCCGCTGTTGTCTGCTGCGATACTGGCGGGTGCCTCTCCGCAGCTGCGCAATATGGCAACCAACGGTGGTAACCTGATGCAGCGTACCAGGTGTTACTACTTTTATGATACAAGTACTCCATGCAATAAGCGCGAGCCGGGCAGCGGCTGTAGTGCCATCAATGGATATAACCGTATTCATGCTATTCTGGGTACAAGTCAGCAATGTATTGCCGTACATCCCAGTGATATGTGTGTGGCGTTACGGGCGTTGAACGCTGTCATACAGGTACGGGGGCATGAAGGCGAAAGACTGATACGCATGGAAGACTTTCACCGCTTACCTGGCGATACGCCTCAGATAGATAACAACCTCGCCGCAGAAGAGCTGATCACAGGTATCATCCTGCCCCGTGAACAGTTTACACACTATAAATACCTGAAAGTAAGGGACAGGGCGTCCTATGCATTCGCACTGGTATCTGTCGCGGTCTTATTCAGGATGGAGCAGGATCATATCGCGGATGTAAGACTGGCCTTGGGCGGCGTAGCGCACAAGCCATGGCGGAATATGGAAGCGGAGAACTGGCTGAAAGGCAAATCTGCTACGGTTGAGAACTTCGCACACGCAGCAGACATGATCTTACAAGACGCTGTGACATTTGGAACAAATGATTTTAAACCGGCACTGGCAAAGCGTGCGATCATACGTGCCTGCCGTGAGGCCATAAATGGAGAACGATGAGCAATCAGACAACATATATCGGTAAGCCGGTGAACCGGGTAGACGGCTATGCAAAGGTGACCGGTGATGCAAAGTATGCGGCTGATCATGATGCAAAAGGGCTTTGTTATGGTGTGATCGTGTCAGCCGGCATTGCGAAAGGGAAGATCCTGCATATTGATACAGATGCGGCGACGCAGCTGGAAGGTGTGTTTAAGGTGTTCACGCATGAGAATGTATCCGGACTAGCCTGGTTCAACCGTAGTTATAAAGATATGGATGCGCCTCCCGGTAAGCATTTCCGTTATCTGCAAACAGATATTGTTACCTATAGTCAGCAACCGGTAGCGCTCGTGGTAGCCGCGACGTTTGAACTGGCGAGATATGCGGCCACACTGGTGCGGATAACTTATGAGGCGGATGCACACGTGACTAACCTCACAGGCAACCTTGATCAGGCGAGGCCTCCAAAAGGGAAAAAGACCGGCTTTAAGAAGCCCGCCAACAGAGGCAAATTTGAAAAGGCATTTCAGGCGGCGCCTGTGAAAACAACAGCCACCTATTATCACGGTGCAGAGCACCATAATCCGATGGAAATGCATGCCAGCACTGTGTTGTATTACAAAGACGGTAGCATTACTGTATATGATAAAACACAGGGTGTACTCAATACACAGAGTTATATCAAAAGCGTGTTCGGTTTATCCGGTAAGAAAGTAAGAACATTTGCACCCTTTGTTGGTGGCGCGTTCGGTTCCGGACTACGACCGCAGTACCAGCTGTTCATGGCGGTACTGGCAGCGCTGGAGTTAAAAAGATCTGTGAAGGTGATGATGACGAGGCAGCAGATGTTTTCATTCGGTTTCAGACCTATTACACAGCAGACATTAGCCATCGGGGCGATGGAAGATGGCTCGCTCGAAGCCATCAGTCATAGCGCTGTTTCCGGCACCTCCCGGTTTGAAGACTATGTGGAGAACATTGTGAACTGGTCAGGTTCCCTGTACCATTGCCGGAATGTGAAACAATCCTATGAGCTGGTAAGTATGGATACGTTTACGCCGCTGGATATGCGGGCACCCGGTGCTGTAACAGGTATGTTCGGACTGGAATGTGCGATGGATGAACTGTCGTATCAACTGAACATAGACCCGCTGGAGTTGCGGCGTATCAACTATAGTGTGGAAGATGGATCGATGAAGAAGCCCTATTCCAGTAAAGCGCTGATGGATTGTTACGAACAGGCGGCTGCAGCATTCGGTTGGTCAGAACGATCACCGCAACCCAGGTCTATGAAGAACGGACACCTGTTAACAGGATGGGGAATGGCGACCGGTATGTGGGATGCGAATACCGTCCCTGCAAGAGCAAAGGCAGTCTTTACGGCAGATGGCAGACTGACGGTAGGAAGTGCAACGGCAGATATTGGTACTGGTACCTATACGATCATGACACAGATCGCTGCTGAAACACTCGGGCTACCACTCGATCAGGTCACTTTTCAGCTGGGAGATGCGTCATTACCGTTTGCTTACCTGGAAGGAGGCTCTACTACGGCGGCTTCTGTAGGCACAGCGGTGCAGCAGGCATGTGTACAGATCAGGGAACGCCTGTTCTCACTGGCGAAGGACATTCCTGATTCCCCCTTCAGGGAACTGACCATTGAACAGGTGTCTTTTGAAGATGGGAAGCTGTTTATGACAGAGACGCCCGCGAACTTTATTCACCTGAAAGATATTATGACGCTGACCGATACAAATGAAGTGAAGGTAACTTCCACACCGCTGCCGAATATCTTCAAACAGATGAAGTATGCGAAGAACACCCATGCCGCTGTTTTTGCGGAAGTCCAGGTAGATGAGGAACTTGGTGTTGTGAAAGTGACGCGCGTAGTGAGTGCGGTGGCGGCAGGCAGGATATTGAATCCGAAGACCGCCCGTAGTCAGATCATGGGAGGCATCGTCTGGGGCATATCAGGCGCATTGTATGAAGAGAGTGTGCTGGATCATCAGTTTGGCCGCTTTATAAACCATAACTATGCGGAGTACCATATTCCGGTGAACCTGGATATTCACAATATCGAGGTGATCTTCGTGGAAGAAAAAGATGATGTGGTGAATCCGATGGGCATCAAGGGTGTCGGAGAAATAGGCCAGGTAGGGGTGGCTGCTGCTATTGCGAATGCTATCTATCATGCTACGGGAAAAAGGATCAGGGAGCTGCCTATTACACTGGATAAATTGTTATAATGAAAAGGCTGCACGATGCAGCCTTTTCTTGTGTGAGCTATGGAACCTGACCATTATGGCCAGCAGTATTTACAACGTCTGACTGTTCAATGCAGCCTGTAGTTCTTCTTCATTCGTCAGGTCGAGCCGCAGTGGCGTAATTGACACAAAATCATTCTCTACCGCCCACCTGTCTGTACCTTCTTCCGCCGGTTCAAGCGGGGTCACAGTGAACCAGTAATGTTTACGGTTCATAGGGTCAGTACCCGGAACGATCTTCCCATCATATAAACGTACGGATTGCCTGGTCCAGCGGATGCCCTTCGGATGAGGGGGAAAATTGACGTTAAAGAGGCTTAATCCGGGCTTTTCGAGTAGTAGTTCAAGTACCTGTGCCACATATTCCTCAAAAGCTTCAAAATCAGGCTCAGATTTCCCTACCGGCGTACTGAGCGCTATACCCTTTATGCCGAGCAGAACAGCCTGTTTAGCTGCGGCCAGCGTACCGGAATGCCACATACCGTTTCCCAGGTTCGGCCCCATATTGATGCCTGAAAGCACCACATCCGTTTTGGAATACAGATGAGTACCCAGTGCCACGCAGTCAGCCGGAGTGCCATTAACACGATATGCTTCGATGCCTTCAAAATTGATAGGGGAGGTCTTAAAGGATAGTGGCCGGGAATGTGTCACCGCATGTCCCATGGAAGACTGTTCCACATCCGGAGCCACAATGCGTACTTCCCCGAACCGGGCAGCTACTTTGGCCAGTGCCGCAATGCCCGGACTATATATGCCGTCGTCGTTTGTGATAAGTATTCTCATACCAATGCGGCCTCCAAATTCATGCCATTGGGGGTGGTATCTTTTTTGTAATTAATATGTTATGAAAGCGCATTTACTGCACAATCCCAAAGCGGGTGACAAAGATCACTCGGAAAGTGAACTGATGAAAAAGATCAGTGCCCATGGTATAAAATGTATGTATTCCTCCGCAAAAAAGAACTGGTGTAAAGACCTGCAGCCAGATGCAGATTTTGTCATCATTGCAGGCGGAGATGGCACGGTCAGAAAGGTGATACTGGAGTTCCTTACCGGCAGGGCGGGCGACAAAAGATACCCGCTTGCATTATTGCCCATGGGTACTGCGAATAACATCAGCCGCTCCCTGCATATAACAGGCGAAGAGGATGATATTATTGCCTCCTGGCCTAAACACCATATCCAGCAGTTTGATGTGGGGAAGATCGCCGGTTTTCATGAGCAGATGTTCTTCCTGGAAAGCTTTGGATTCGGCATTTTTCCTGTGCTCATGGCGTCCATGAAACAGCTGGAAGAACCGGATGATCCGGAAGAAAAAATAAAGCTTGCGCTGGAAGTATTGCACGATGTCATCGATCATTATCAGGCGCAGGAATGTAAGCTGCAAATTGATGGAGTGGATTATTCCGGTCAGTACCTGATGGCAGAGGTCATGAATATCCGCTCTATCGGGCCAGGGCTGAACCTCAACGGAGACGCCGGTCTGGGTGATGGGGAAATGGAGATCGTCTTACTGGGCGCCGATAAAAGGAAGAGCTTTTCTGCCTACATCAAAGACCGTATCACTTCTTCTTCCCATAAGGATTATGACCTGCCTGTTATCAGGGGAAAGAACGTCCGTATTTCCTGGGGAGATGAACATGCACACATCGATGATGAGCTGATAAAATCAGCGGACGGTAAAAGCTACATTGTCAGCATTTTAAAGCGGGAACTGGAGTTTTTAGTCCCCCGTTAGACGCCTTTACTTGCTTCCTCCCTCTATAAGTGGTAATTTGCAGCTTTTTATGTGATATCAGCTTAATATGAATTTGTTAGAAGTATCGGACGTGCGAAAGCAGGAAGGGGAAGAAGAAGTACTGAAAGGTGTAAGTTTTACACAACAGGCATTCCAGAAAGTAGCGATCGTAGGCGAGTCAGGGTCTGGCAAAAGTACCCTGTTGAAGGTAATAGGCGGTCTGACGCAGTCAGATGGTGGGGAGGTGCGGTTTGAAAACGTGAAAGTGAAAGGACCACTGGAGCGGCTGTTGCCAGGGCAACCGGGTATCGCTTATCTGTCTCAGCACTATGAGCTGCGTAATCACTACCGCATGGAAGAGATCCTGGCCTATGCCAATACACTGACAGATGAAGATGCGGAAAGACTATATAAAGTCTGCCGTATTGATCACCTCATGAAAAGAAAGAATGATCAGTTGTCAGGTGGAGAAAAACAGCGTGTGGCGCTGGCCCGTTTGCTGACCACCGCACCCCGCATGCTGATCCTGGATGAACCTTATTCCAATCTCGATCCTATTCTTAAAAATACGCTGAAAGCGGTGATCCGTGAGATCAGCGAAGACCTGAACATTACCTGTCTGCTCGTCTCTCACGACCCGATAGATACACTCTCCTGGGCAGATGAGATCATTGTCATGAAAGACGGTCAGATCGTTCAGAAAGCCGATCCACAGACGATCTACAACCAGCCTGCCAATGAGTATGTAGCGGCATTGTTCGGCAGCTATAACCTGATCACTGCTGCCAGTGCGGCTGACTTCAGCCAGGTAGCCGGCCTTCCTGTCAATGGTAAAAGCATGTTCATCCGTCCGGAGCGCTTCCGCGTGGTGGAGAAGGGACAGCATGGCTTATCCGGCACCATCAGTGATGTAAGCTTTATGGGCAGCAGTTATGAACTGCAGGTAGCGCTGGCTTCCGGTACCATCACTGTCAGGACCGATAACAGCGGACTCATAAAAGGAGCGCCTGTTTACCTCTCTTTGTCGCCTGCGGATGTGTGGTATGCCTGATAATAGCGGCAGATGACGTACATTAGGGGCATGAAATTGACCCAGGAGCAGGCCGCCATTATCAACAGCAAAGGAGATATCAGGATCATCGCCGTAGCAGGAGCCGGCAAGACGACTACCCTTATTGAATATGCGAAAGCAAGACCGGATAAGAGTATCCTGTATCTTGCGTTCAACAAGACGGTTAAAATAGAGGCGGAGCGGAAGTTTGCAGAAGTGAAACTCAATAATGTGCGTGTGGAAACGGCGCACTCCCTGGCTTATCATTACATTGTCAGAGGCTCTAAGTATACCATCAAGCCTGAGGGCTCCTATAAGATCAACGAGATCGTTGACATCCTGCATCTGCGTGGTCTCAAGGGAAAACATACAGAATCCATCCTCGCTACACATATTAATGCCTACCTTTCCTATTTCTGTAACAGTGCACCACCAAAGGTCTCTGACCTGGATTATGAAGATATCCTGACAGACAGGGAAGCTATACAGTTTGCGACCCGGTACAAGAAAGACATCCTGTATCAGACCCGCCTGTTCCTCGATAAAATGAACAAAGGCGAGATCCCTATCACACACGATTTTTACCTGAAGAAATTCCAGCTGGCCGGGCCGGTACTGCAATATGATGTGATCCTTTTTGATGAGGGCCAGGATGCGTCAGGTGCTATGCTGGAAGTATTCCGTACACAGGCAGGTGTCAAGGTACTGGTAGGCGATAGCCATCAGCAGATCTATGGCTGGCGTTATGCGGTCAATTCACTGGATAAGCTGAACTATCCGATGTATACACTCAGTACCAGCTTCCGTTTTGACCAGGACATTGCTGACCTGGCGTCTTATGTTATCCAATGGAAGAAGTTGTATAGTGCGCCGCTGACAGTGAAGATCATTGGTTTCGGTAAATCACGGAAGTCACAGACCCGGGCAGTAGTGGCCAGAACCAATGCCGGTTTGCTGGTAAAAGCGATCGAATTGCTGATCGAAAAGAAAGAGATCAGGACGATCTATTTTGAAGGCAGGATAGAGAACTATACCTATGCAAATGACGGTGCTTCGATCTATGATATCCTGAACCTTTACAATGGAGAGGTAGGTCGTATCCGCGATACAACCATTGCCAGCATGGGCAGTATGGAAGACCTGGAAGACTACATCAAAACTACAGGTGAAACACAGCTGGGGATGCTCGTGGACGTGGTGAAGAAGTATGGAGCGAAGATCCCGGGGTATATCAAAAAGCTGAAGGACTGTCACCTGGACCATGATGATAAGGAACAGGCAGATATGATCTTCTCTACGGTACATCGCTGTAAGGGCATGGAATACGATGAAGTCACACTGACGAATGACTTTATCACGCACGATAAAGTAGTGAAGCAGGCAGAGAATATAGATAAGGTTAATATCTCCAGGTTGTCAGAAGAGATTAACCTGCTGTACGTAGCCATTACCAGGGCCAAGAGCCATCTCTATATTCCGCAGGAAATACTGACGGGGCAGAAGAAAGCCATCCCGGTGCTGAAGCAAAGAAGAGCCTCCGGAGCAGAGACAAAGGGTGAGAACTATGTGTACGCCGGAGTCAGGAAGTAATTAGTTCTTTTTAAAATTGAGCAGATCTATCATCAGGTTGAAAGCATCCATGGCGGAGGGACTGTTCAGTTTCAGCGGTTTGATGATGTAGCCGGATACACCCAGCTTGTCAGCAGTAGCCTTGTCTGTTTTATCGCCGGAAGTAGTAAGAATGAAACGTTTGATCTGTTTCAGTTCTTCTCTCTGATGCATGTATTGCAATAATTCAAATCCATTTACTTTAGGCATATTGATATCTATCAGCATGACGTCAGGCAGGGCTTCAGTGCCTGTGTTCAGCTGCTCGTCCAGGAGTGCAATGGCCTCTTCGCCATTCCTGGCATTGGTCAGTTTATAAAAGATATTCAGTTTATCAAGTGAACGCTTAATATCTATCACATCCAGCTTATCATCTTCTACCAGTAAAATATTAATCGGTTGCATTTTATTCTTTTGACCAGGTGAATGAAAAGACAGAACCCTTGCCCGGTGCCGAGACCACATTGATATGTTGCTTTTTGGTCTCTAATATTTTTTTGACGATTGCCAATCCAACACCTGTGCTTTCGAAACTATCCCTGTCCTTTAAAGTCTGAAAAATAGTAAAAATCCGCTTGTGATAATGCTTTTCAATTCCATTTCCATTGTCTTCAATGAAAAATTCATAGTGATCTGACCTGTCCTTATAGTAGATTTTTACAGTAGGGCCGGGCTTTTCATTGTGTTTGATGGCATTGCCGATCAGGTTAGAAAAAATCTGAAATAACCAGAGCTTTTCTGCATGCAAAACGGGCAGATCTGCAATTTCTACGTCTACATGGTGACTGTCAGGCAGGTTGTCTATTACTTCTCTGACGAGCATATTGAGTACTACTTCTTCTTTTATGATCTCTTCTTTATCTGCTTTTGCGTAGGATAAGAGACCCTCGATGAGGTTCTCCGCCCGGATGATACGGCCATTGATCAGCTCCATATATTCACTGACCTTCGGCGTTAGTTCATGTTTGTGATCTTCCTCTATCCATGATACCACGTTACTGATACCACGCAACGGCGCCTTCAGGTCATGCGATACAATGTGTGCAAACTGGTCCAGTTCTTCGTTAGATTTCTTCAGCAGGGTAATATTGCGCGAGAGCTCTCTGGTCATGTGATTGAGGGCTTCGCCGAGTGAGCTGAGTTCATCGCTGCCGGTATCGTGAATTGTCACATCATAGTTGCCACCGGCAATGTTATTGGCCAGATCGGTCATTACCTTAATACGCCTGGAGATCTTTAAGGTAACATAGATGATGATGAACAGGCCCAATACAATGGAAGCGGAGGTCAGCATCAGCGATAATATATTAGTGTTGGTAACAGAGGCAGCCAGTTCTTCTTTCCGTTCCTCACGGCGGGTATATTCATAGGCAGAGAACTGTTTGAATTTTTCCTGTAAGGCTGTCTGGATCGCTCTTTCATGGCCGGAGGAGAATTTGTCCTTATATACCATATTGAAGGTATCCAGGTGTAGCCGGCTGATAGAGGCAGATTTCTTGGCTTCTTTCAGCGGGTCGGTATATTCAGCCGTCCATTCTTCATTTAGTTCATTGATCTGATGAAGCATGTTGCGTTGTGCCGTATCCATCTGCATGGCATTCATCTCCTGCAGTATGAGCCCATTCTCAATATTAGCGGTGTCATACGCTTCGACAAAAGATTGTTCTCCCGTGAGCAGGTAGCCCCTGAGACCGTTCACCATCGCCAGTACATTCCGCTGGAACCGGCTGCTGGCACGTACCAGGTTAGTAGAATTGGTAAAATAGTTGTTGTTCTCCGTCACTGCATTCGAGAGACTGAAATTCACGAATGTGGTGATGGAAAACAGGATCAGGACGGAGACGAATCCCAGGAATATATAGTGCGAAATTTTCATTGCAGGCAATGGTAACAAAAAATAAGAGAATAGCCTATATTACTATTCCGGAAAATAGTAAGGAATGTATCAAATATCCGGTATAGTTTTAGTGGCAATGTGTTCTTTGCCAGATTACTTTACCTGTAGTATTTACGCTATGTGTATGCGAACATAACGCTTTTTGTGCTAATCGGTACAATTCAGCCAATTATATAGTGTGTCATTATAGGAACCCATTTGACAACAGCCCCTGGCATAAGCAGACTGTCTAAACGATTGAACAGAAACTGTTAAACTGATAACGAAGCAATATATGGATGACCAACTCAGGAATGATGAGCAGGCCGGCACTTCCCGGCGCTCGTTCCTAAAACAGACCTCTTTAATGACCGCACTGGCGCTGGCGCCCGATGCTGTGATGAAAGCCGCTGAAAAGGGGCTCGACGAACAGATCGCCTCGGCTATTGAGACCATGCCGTTAAATCTCACCATCAATGGTGTAAAGCAAAGTGTCAGGATAGAACCACGTGTTACACTGCTGGACCTGCTACGGGAACGCCTGCAGTTGACCGGTACCAAGAAAGGTTGTGATCATGGGCAATGTGGTGCCTGCACTGTTCATATTGATGGAGAACGCGTGAATGCCTGTCTGACGCTGGCTGTAACCACCGAGGGCCGCTCCGTTACGACTATCGAAGGACTCGCAGATGGCGACAACCTGCATCCGATGCAGGAGGCCTTTCTTGAACATGATGGTTTTCAGTGTGGCTATTGTACACCAGGGCAGATCATGTCCGCCATCTGTTGCATCAGGGAAGGACATGCCAATACACCGGATGAGGTGAGGGAATATATGAGTGGGAATATCTGCCGTTGCGGTGCTTATTCCAATATCGTGGATGCGATCATGGACGTAAAACAGGGAGGGAAAAAGGTATGAAACAGTTCAGTTATGTAAGGGTCACCTCCAGTGCGTCCGCCATAGCCGCTATCTCCAAAGATAAAACAGCGATGTTCCTGGCTGGTGGTACTAACCTCGTTGACCTGATGAAGAGCGGTGTGACCAGCCCGGATCGCCTGGTAGATATTACACGCCTGCCGATGGCCGATATCGCACTGACAAAAACGGGGATACGCATTGGGGCGCTCGCAAAGAATACAGCCGTCGCTGAACATGCAGAAGTGATTAAACATTTTCCGCTGTTATCGCAGGCATTAAAAGCCGGTGCTTCTCCCCAGTTAAGGAATATGGCGACAGTGGGTGGCAACATGATGCAGCGCACGCGGTGTCACTATTTCTATGATACCGCTATGCCATGTAATAAACGTCAGCCTGGTTCGGGGTGTGGCGCTATCGGTGGATTTAACCGTATGCATGCCATCTTTGGTGCAAGCGAACAATGTATCGCTGTACATCCCAGTGATATGTGTGTCGCATTGACTGCACTGGATGCGGTAGTAACTGTGCAGGGACCAAAGGGTGAAAGAAAAATTCCTTTCGGTGATTTCCATCGCTTACCAGGTACCACACCTGAAATTGATAACACTTTACAAAGAGGAGAGCTTATCATGGCTGTGGATATTCCCTATCAGCAGGAATTAACAAAGACGCATTATCTGAAGGTAAGGGACCGTGCGTCATACGCCTTTGCACTGGTGTCAGTTGGTGCGGCATTGTCGGTCAGCAGTAACAATATTACTGATGTACGGCTGGCCATGGGCGGCGTTGCGCATAAGCCCTGGCGCTTGAAGGAAGCGGAAGCCTTTCTTAAGGGAAAGCCGGCTACGGAAGACAATTTCCGCGAGGCAGCCCGCCTCACGATGGCGTCTGCAAAGTCACAGGGAGCCAACGAATTTAAACTGACGCTGGCGCCCAACAGTATTGTGGAAGCACTGAAACTGGCCGTAGCAAACGGTAATAACTAAACGCTAAAAACCCAA
The DNA window shown above is from Chitinophaga agri and carries:
- a CDS encoding (2Fe-2S)-binding protein, whose product is MDQVAVPVSVDQSTHAITLTINKIPYELHVRPWVTLLDAIREYVGLTGTKKGCDHGQCGACTVLVNGKRINACLTLAVMKNGAEITTIEGVAESGVLHPLQQAFIDQDAFQCGYCTPGQICSAIGMISEGRAKTREDIQELMSGNLCRCGAYPNIVAAVQQVNQTL
- a CDS encoding FAD binding domain-containing protein, translated to MNNFTYSHATCIDNAVSEMAAHQEARFIAGGTNLIDLMKENVMHPDHLIDINGLYLNSIDFLDDGRLFLGALVTNADTAWHPAVEKYYPLLSAAILAGASPQLRNMATNGGNLMQRTRCYYFYDTSTPCNKREPGSGCSAINGYNRIHAILGTSQQCIAVHPSDMCVALRALNAVIQVRGHEGERLIRMEDFHRLPGDTPQIDNNLAAEELITGIILPREQFTHYKYLKVRDRASYAFALVSVAVLFRMEQDHIADVRLALGGVAHKPWRNMEAENWLKGKSATVENFAHAADMILQDAVTFGTNDFKPALAKRAIIRACREAINGER
- a CDS encoding xanthine dehydrogenase family protein molybdopterin-binding subunit codes for the protein MSNQTTYIGKPVNRVDGYAKVTGDAKYAADHDAKGLCYGVIVSAGIAKGKILHIDTDAATQLEGVFKVFTHENVSGLAWFNRSYKDMDAPPGKHFRYLQTDIVTYSQQPVALVVAATFELARYAATLVRITYEADAHVTNLTGNLDQARPPKGKKTGFKKPANRGKFEKAFQAAPVKTTATYYHGAEHHNPMEMHASTVLYYKDGSITVYDKTQGVLNTQSYIKSVFGLSGKKVRTFAPFVGGAFGSGLRPQYQLFMAVLAALELKRSVKVMMTRQQMFSFGFRPITQQTLAIGAMEDGSLEAISHSAVSGTSRFEDYVENIVNWSGSLYHCRNVKQSYELVSMDTFTPLDMRAPGAVTGMFGLECAMDELSYQLNIDPLELRRINYSVEDGSMKKPYSSKALMDCYEQAAAAFGWSERSPQPRSMKNGHLLTGWGMATGMWDANTVPARAKAVFTADGRLTVGSATADIGTGTYTIMTQIAAETLGLPLDQVTFQLGDASLPFAYLEGGSTTAASVGTAVQQACVQIRERLFSLAKDIPDSPFRELTIEQVSFEDGKLFMTETPANFIHLKDIMTLTDTNEVKVTSTPLPNIFKQMKYAKNTHAAVFAEVQVDEELGVVKVTRVVSAVAAGRILNPKTARSQIMGGIVWGISGALYEESVLDHQFGRFINHNYAEYHIPVNLDIHNIEVIFVEEKDDVVNPMGIKGVGEIGQVGVAAAIANAIYHATGKRIRELPITLDKLL
- the surE gene encoding 5'/3'-nucleotidase SurE, which produces MRILITNDDGIYSPGIAALAKVAARFGEVRIVAPDVEQSSMGHAVTHSRPLSFKTSPINFEGIEAYRVNGTPADCVALGTHLYSKTDVVLSGINMGPNLGNGMWHSGTLAAAKQAVLLGIKGIALSTPVGKSEPDFEAFEEYVAQVLELLLEKPGLSLFNVNFPPHPKGIRWTRQSVRLYDGKIVPGTDPMNRKHYWFTVTPLEPAEEGTDRWAVENDFVSITPLRLDLTNEEELQAALNSQTL
- a CDS encoding diacylglycerol/lipid kinase family protein, whose product is MKAHLLHNPKAGDKDHSESELMKKISAHGIKCMYSSAKKNWCKDLQPDADFVIIAGGDGTVRKVILEFLTGRAGDKRYPLALLPMGTANNISRSLHITGEEDDIIASWPKHHIQQFDVGKIAGFHEQMFFLESFGFGIFPVLMASMKQLEEPDDPEEKIKLALEVLHDVIDHYQAQECKLQIDGVDYSGQYLMAEVMNIRSIGPGLNLNGDAGLGDGEMEIVLLGADKRKSFSAYIKDRITSSSHKDYDLPVIRGKNVRISWGDEHAHIDDELIKSADGKSYIVSILKRELEFLVPR
- a CDS encoding ABC transporter ATP-binding protein, yielding MNLLEVSDVRKQEGEEEVLKGVSFTQQAFQKVAIVGESGSGKSTLLKVIGGLTQSDGGEVRFENVKVKGPLERLLPGQPGIAYLSQHYELRNHYRMEEILAYANTLTDEDAERLYKVCRIDHLMKRKNDQLSGGEKQRVALARLLTTAPRMLILDEPYSNLDPILKNTLKAVIREISEDLNITCLLVSHDPIDTLSWADEIIVMKDGQIVQKADPQTIYNQPANEYVAALFGSYNLITAASAADFSQVAGLPVNGKSMFIRPERFRVVEKGQHGLSGTISDVSFMGSSYELQVALASGTITVRTDNSGLIKGAPVYLSLSPADVWYA
- a CDS encoding UvrD-helicase domain-containing protein, yielding MTYIRGMKLTQEQAAIINSKGDIRIIAVAGAGKTTTLIEYAKARPDKSILYLAFNKTVKIEAERKFAEVKLNNVRVETAHSLAYHYIVRGSKYTIKPEGSYKINEIVDILHLRGLKGKHTESILATHINAYLSYFCNSAPPKVSDLDYEDILTDREAIQFATRYKKDILYQTRLFLDKMNKGEIPITHDFYLKKFQLAGPVLQYDVILFDEGQDASGAMLEVFRTQAGVKVLVGDSHQQIYGWRYAVNSLDKLNYPMYTLSTSFRFDQDIADLASYVIQWKKLYSAPLTVKIIGFGKSRKSQTRAVVARTNAGLLVKAIELLIEKKEIRTIYFEGRIENYTYANDGASIYDILNLYNGEVGRIRDTTIASMGSMEDLEDYIKTTGETQLGMLVDVVKKYGAKIPGYIKKLKDCHLDHDDKEQADMIFSTVHRCKGMEYDEVTLTNDFITHDKVVKQAENIDKVNISRLSEEINLLYVAITRAKSHLYIPQEILTGQKKAIPVLKQRRASGAETKGENYVYAGVRK
- a CDS encoding response regulator, with the translated sequence MQPINILLVEDDKLDVIDIKRSLDKLNIFYKLTNARNGEEAIALLDEQLNTGTEALPDVMLIDINMPKVNGFELLQYMHQREELKQIKRFILTTSGDKTDKATADKLGVSGYIIKPLKLNSPSAMDAFNLMIDLLNFKKN
- a CDS encoding ATP-binding protein — translated: MKISHYIFLGFVSVLILFSITTFVNFSLSNAVTENNNYFTNSTNLVRASSRFQRNVLAMVNGLRGYLLTGEQSFVEAYDTANIENGLILQEMNAMQMDTAQRNMLHQINELNEEWTAEYTDPLKEAKKSASISRLHLDTFNMVYKDKFSSGHERAIQTALQEKFKQFSAYEYTRREERKEELAASVTNTNILSLMLTSASIVLGLFIIIYVTLKISRRIKVMTDLANNIAGGNYDVTIHDTGSDELSSLGEALNHMTRELSRNITLLKKSNEELDQFAHIVSHDLKAPLRGISNVVSWIEEDHKHELTPKVSEYMELINGRIIRAENLIEGLLSYAKADKEEIIKEEVVLNMLVREVIDNLPDSHHVDVEIADLPVLHAEKLWLFQIFSNLIGNAIKHNEKPGPTVKIYYKDRSDHYEFFIEDNGNGIEKHYHKRIFTIFQTLKDRDSFESTGVGLAIVKKILETKKQHINVVSAPGKGSVFSFTWSKE